One Aegilops tauschii subsp. strangulata cultivar AL8/78 chromosome 7, Aet v6.0, whole genome shotgun sequence genomic window carries:
- the LOC109750678 gene encoding putative pentatricopeptide repeat-containing protein At3g05240 — protein MATRATTPSYLYNVLLRRAADHRGLLLTFRDMLRAGVAPDHFTFPFALKALAQERAAAPPRAGGALRCLHTQLAKSGHGADVDVTSSLVHAYAAAAADAASARAVFDAARHRNVVTWTAMIAGHAAAGEARDAVALFREALASGQEVINSVTVAQVMAACAQCGDMESGRWVHDTLRRWRVEPVLLDVALATAVLHMYAACGGLSVAVQVFDAIPQRNEVSWNAMVEVCNRHGRSDEVLETFAAMHSAGMKPDKVTWLSILRACTSKGDTGLSQGVHAYMEKTNCCRHVAVCTSLMDMYSKTGNAQSALQIFHCLKGKDLMAWTSMISSLAKHGQGRDAVQLFKQMEYGGVVPDHVAFVGVLSACSHAGMVDEGRKYSDSMLNLYGIRPTVKHYGCMIDLLSRAGHLGEVERMMQLMPIQHSVRMWGSMMNGCKIHGRADVAERIGRGFAELNPQLSATYVVMSNIYAEVGRWHAVEQTRRLMWQMGLKKNIGSSGTEVRMLCS, from the coding sequence ATGGCGACTCGCGCCACCACCCCCTCCTACCTCTACAACGtcctcctccgccgcgccgcagACCACCGCGGCCTCCTGCTGACCTTCCGGGATATGCTGCGCGCGGGTGTCGCGCCGGACCACTTCACCTTTCCCTTCGCCCTCAAGGCGCTCGCCCAGGAACGCGCCGCAGCGCCACCGCGCGCCGGCGGAGCCCTTCGGTGCCTCCACACGCAGCTTGCCAAGTCTGGTCACGGCGCCGACGTCGACGTTACTTCCTCCCTCGTCCACGCCTACGCGgcagccgccgccgacgccgcctcTGCACGGGCGGTGTTCGACGCCGCGCGCCATCGCAACGTCGTCACCTGGACGGCGATGATCGCTGGGCACGCCGCGGCTGGGGAGGCGCGGGATGCGGTCGCGCTATTCAGGGAGGCTTTGGCGAGCGGGCAGGAGGTAATTAATAGTGTCACGGTCGCGCAGGTGATGGCGGCGTGCGCGCAGTGCGGCGACATGGAGAGCGGGAGGTGGGTGCACGACACGCTCCGGCGCTGGCGCGTCGAGCCCGTATTGCTCGATGTTGCTCTTGCCACGGCGGTACTCCATATGTATGCCGCATGTGGTGGTCTCAGTGTTGCAGTTCAAGTGTTCGATGCAATTCCTCAAAGAAACGAGGTGTCCTGGAATGCAATGGTTGAGGTTTGTAATCGTCATGGAAGGTCGGATGAGGTTCTAGAAACTTTTGCTGCTATGCATTCTGCTGGGATGAAGCCTGATAAGGTGACATGGCTGAGCATATTGCGTGCTTGTACATCGAAGGGAGATACGGGCTTAAGCCAAGGGGTTCACGCATACATGGAAAAGACTAATTGTTGTCGACATGTTGCAGTTTGCACATCTCTAATGGATATGTATTCAAAAACAGGAAATGCACAGAGCGCGCTCCAGATATTTCATTGTCTCAAAGGAAAGGATTTGATGGCGTGGACAAGCATGATCAGCAGTTTGGCGAAGCATGGCCAAGGCAGAGATGCAGTGCAGCTCTTCAAGCAGATGGAGTATGGTGGCGTTGTTCCAGACCATGTTGCATTTGTAGGCGTGCTTAGTGCTTGCAGTCATGCAGGGATGGTGGATGAAGGCAGGAAATATTCTGACTCCATGCTGAATCTTTACGGCATCAGACCAACGGTAAAACATTATGGATGTATGATTGATCTCTTGAGCCGTGCAGGTCACTTAGGAGAGGTTGAGAGGATGATGCAACTGATGCCTATTCAGCACAGTGTTAGAATGTGGGGAAGTATGATGAACGGTTGCAAGATACATGGTAGGGCCGATGTAGCTGAGAGGATAGGAAGGGGGTTTGCTGAACTTAACCCTCAGTTAAGTGCAACCTATGTGGTCATGTCCAACATATATGCAGAGGTTGGTAGGTGGCATGCGGTCGAGCAAACTAGGAGGTTGATGTGGCAGATGGGATTGAAGAAAAATATAGGCTCAAGTGGCACTGAAGTGCGCATGTTGTGCTCCTGA